Proteins co-encoded in one Chrysiogenia bacterium genomic window:
- a CDS encoding UDP-N-acetylmuramoyl-tripeptide--D-alanyl-D-alanine ligase — MSFSLNELREAASGRVLMAEREDFPAGAIDSRSLEPGELFFALRGESADGHAYVEAAIAQGAGGAVIADDRAEPAFIHKLRRYRNIALVAVDEPEAALARLAAAHRSAMGELRVAAITGSNGKTTTKEILAALLGAHAPTLATRGNLNNQLGVPLTLLRLESKHQYAVVEIGASGPGEVDALARMVRPRVGILTNIAPAHLEGFGSLEGVRRSKGELLRHVAVSGTIIVNEDDPGAVSLAGEFAGKKVKVSVQGNDADVVAEEVVAAGPDGMSFTLRAYGKSQLVRLPLVGTHNVSNAVMASAAALEMGIPFEKVAIALERVRPAQMRSEVRVGADGTMLLVDCYNANPTSMSRALETLAQLPCKGRRIAILGQMNELGSQSREFHRALGEEAARQGIDWLLYTGMFADEVIEAATKAGLQHAESFPSHEEIMSAIGRGMKAGDSVLIKGSRGARMERIADPLLARLEREGHAEDGEGGR; from the coding sequence GTGAGTTTTTCCCTGAATGAACTGCGCGAGGCGGCCTCGGGCCGCGTGCTCATGGCCGAGCGCGAGGACTTTCCCGCGGGCGCGATCGATTCGCGCAGCCTCGAGCCCGGCGAGCTCTTCTTTGCCCTGCGCGGCGAGAGCGCCGACGGCCACGCCTACGTGGAGGCGGCCATCGCCCAGGGCGCAGGCGGGGCGGTGATTGCCGACGATCGTGCCGAACCGGCGTTCATCCACAAGCTCCGTCGCTACCGCAACATCGCGCTGGTTGCCGTGGACGAGCCCGAAGCCGCGCTGGCGCGCCTTGCCGCCGCGCATCGCAGCGCGATGGGCGAGCTTCGCGTGGCGGCCATTACCGGCTCCAACGGCAAGACGACGACCAAGGAAATTCTGGCCGCGCTGCTCGGCGCCCATGCGCCCACGCTGGCCACGCGCGGGAATCTCAACAATCAACTAGGCGTGCCGCTCACCCTGCTTCGGCTGGAGAGCAAACATCAGTACGCCGTCGTCGAGATCGGGGCGAGCGGTCCGGGCGAGGTCGATGCGCTCGCCCGCATGGTGCGTCCGCGGGTGGGGATTCTCACGAACATCGCGCCCGCGCACCTCGAAGGTTTTGGAAGCCTGGAGGGCGTGCGCCGCTCCAAGGGCGAGCTGCTTCGCCACGTGGCGGTCTCGGGCACGATCATTGTCAACGAGGACGATCCGGGGGCTGTATCCCTTGCGGGCGAATTCGCCGGCAAGAAGGTCAAGGTATCGGTACAAGGAAATGATGCTGACGTTGTTGCTGAAGAAGTGGTGGCGGCCGGTCCAGACGGCATGAGCTTCACGCTCCGTGCCTATGGAAAGTCGCAACTGGTGCGCCTGCCGCTGGTGGGCACGCACAATGTCTCCAACGCGGTGATGGCCTCGGCCGCGGCGCTGGAGATGGGGATTCCCTTCGAGAAGGTTGCCATAGCGCTCGAGCGCGTGCGCCCGGCGCAGATGCGTAGCGAGGTGCGCGTGGGCGCTGACGGCACGATGTTGCTGGTCGATTGCTACAACGCCAATCCCACCAGCATGAGCCGGGCGCTGGAAACCCTCGCGCAGCTTCCCTGCAAGGGGCGGCGCATCGCCATTCTGGGACAGATGAATGAGCTCGGCTCCCAGTCGCGCGAGTTCCACCGTGCGCTCGGCGAAGAGGCGGCGCGCCAGGGGATCGACTGGCTGCTCTATACGGGAATGTTTGCCGACGAAGTCATCGAGGCGGCGACCAAGGCGGGGCTCCAGCACGCCGAGAGCTTCCCCTCCCACGAAGAGATCATGAGCGCCATCGGCCGCGGCATGAAGGCCGGCGACAGCGTGCTCATCAAGGGCTCGCGCGGCGCGCGCATGGAGCGCATTGCCGACCCG